Proteins found in one Cricetulus griseus strain 17A/GY chromosome X, alternate assembly CriGri-PICRH-1.0, whole genome shotgun sequence genomic segment:
- the Nap1l2 gene encoding nucleosome assembly protein 1-like 2, whose amino-acid sequence MAESADHKELPESNLEELGSQVMAEGPGECQDRSEGASAEPVDSGERGEESAAAAGIGEEGKGEEAAAGSGEDAGKSGDANEDSDSDRPKGLIGYLLDTDFVESLPVKVKYRVLALKKLQTRAAHLESKFLREFHDIERKFAEMYQPLLEKRRQIINAVYEPTEEECEYKSDCEDYFEEEMDEEEETNGNEEGMVHEYVDEDDGYEDCYYDYDDDDEEEEEEDDSTTGATGGEENNEEDPKGIPDFWLTVLKNVEALTPLIKKYDEPILKLLTDIKVKLSDPGEPLSFTLEFHFKPNEYFKNELLTKTYVLKSKLACYDPHPYRGTAIEYATGCDIDWNEGKNVTLRTIKKKQRHRIWGTVRTVTEDFPKDSFFNFFSPHGISLNGGDENDDFLLGHNLRTYIIPRSVLFFSGDALESQQEGVVREVNDEIYDKIIYDDWMAAIEEVKACCKNLEALVEDIDR is encoded by the coding sequence ATGGCCGAGTCAGCCGATCATAAGGAACTGCCTGAATCCAACCTAGAAGAGCTTGGTAGCCAGGTAATGGCGGAGGGGCCCGGGGAATGTCAGGACCGCAGTGAAGGTGCCTCTGCTGAGCCTGTAGATAGCGGCGAACGCGGTGAAGAATCCGCAGCGGCTGCTGGAATCGGGGAAGAGGGAAAAGGTGAAGAAGCTGCTGCAGGGTCCGGGGAAGATGCAGGGAAAAGCGGGGATGCTAATGAGGACTCAGACTCAGATCGTCCAAAAGGACTTATCGGTTATCTTTTAGATACCGATTTTGTTGAAAGTCTCCCCGTGAAAGTTAAGTACCGAGTGTTAGCTCTTAAAAAGCTTCAAACAAGAGCTGCCCATTTGGAATCCAAATTCCTGAGGGAATTTCATGACATTGAAAGGAAGTTTGCTGAAATGTATCAACCCTTACTGGAAAAAAGACGTCAGATCATCAATGCAGTCTATGAACCCACAGAGGAGGAATGTGAATATAAATCAGACTGTGAGGACTATTTTGAGGAGGAGatggatgaggaggaagagactAACGGCAATGAAGAGGGCATGGTGCATGAATATGTGGATGAAGATGATGGCTATGAGGACTGTTATTATGATTATGATGACGACgacgaggaggaggaagaggaagatgacagCACCACCGGGGCCACCGGAGGAGAAGAGAATAACGAAGAGGATCCTAAGGGAATTCCGGATTTTTGGCTGACTGTTTTAAAAAACGTTGAAGCACTCACTCCTTTGATTAAGAAGTATGACGAGCCTATTCTGAAGCTGCTGACAGATATTAAAGTGAAGCTTTCGGATCCCGGTGAGCCTCTCAGCTTCACACTCGAATTCCACTTCAAACCCAATGAATATTTCAAAAACGAGCTGTTGACAAAGACTTATGTGCTGAAATCAAAGCTTGCATGCTACGATCCCCACCCCTATAGGGGAACTGCCATTGAGTATGCGACAGGCTGCGACATAGAttggaatgaaggaaagaatgtCACTTTGAGGACCATcaagaagaagcagagacatcGCATCTGGGGAACAGTCCGAACCGTGACTGAAGATTTTCCCAAGGActctttcttcaatttcttctctCCTCATGGGATCAGCTTGAATGGAGGGGATGAAAATGATGATTTTTTACTTGGTCATAATTTACGTACTTACATAATTCCAAGATCAGTGTTATTTTTCTCAGGTGATGCACTTGAATCTCAGCAGGAGGGTGTAGTTAGGGAAGTTAATGATGAAATTTATGACAAAATTATTTATGATGATTGGATGGCTGCAATTGAGGAGGTGAAAGCCTGTTGCAAAAATCTTGAGGCATTAGTAGAAGATATTGATCGTTAA